A stretch of the Phycisphaerales bacterium genome encodes the following:
- a CDS encoding RNA polymerase sigma factor produces the protein MPSQFDKDELGTLLTQAAEGDQYAWKQLVEAYSRRIFGLIRARCNDPNLAEEITQSTFCTLATKLQDYKEVGKFESWLFRIAVNRLRDEMRRRKRQATPVADDTLSGLHASSSQSMGSASLGDDIDSEITSRLRGALSELPDADQKILQLRHFGDLSFKQIAEILDEPLGTVLARQHRALKKLRELMERRDYEPD, from the coding sequence ATGCCATCACAGTTCGATAAAGACGAACTGGGGACCTTACTGACCCAGGCAGCGGAGGGCGATCAATATGCCTGGAAACAGCTTGTTGAAGCCTATAGCCGACGCATCTTTGGTCTGATCCGAGCGCGATGCAATGACCCAAATCTCGCAGAGGAAATCACTCAATCGACCTTCTGTACGCTTGCGACCAAGCTGCAAGACTACAAGGAGGTGGGGAAGTTTGAGTCTTGGCTTTTCCGGATTGCCGTTAACCGCCTTCGTGATGAAATGCGGCGCCGTAAGCGGCAGGCAACACCAGTGGCTGATGACACCCTCAGTGGGCTCCATGCCAGCAGCAGCCAGTCAATGGGATCGGCATCGTTGGGTGACGATATTGATTCAGAAATAACCAGTCGGCTGCGAGGGGCACTCAGCGAACTTCCGGATGCTGATCAGAAGATCCTTCAGCTGCGTCATTTTGGAGATCTGAGCTTCAAACAGATCGCTGAGATTCTTGATGAGCCGCTGGGCACGGTGCTGGCCAGGCAGCATCGAGCATTGAAAAAGCTCCGAGAATTGATGGAAAGACGTGATTATGAGCCTGATTAG
- a CDS encoding aminotransferase class III-fold pyridoxal phosphate-dependent enzyme, whose protein sequence is MTHIEASNALEILSKHQLVDGMPMVIDLERSHGSWIYDACSNQEYLDAFTCFASWPLGYNHPKFSDPDYLDELVRAAKANLSNSDLYSLEMTRFVETFGQHATPDGFRHHFWVSGGSLAVENALKAAFDWKARKLGRVDFEDDVNDLGVLHFKQAFHGRSGYTMSLTNTLPDKVGLFPKFDWPRVHNPKIIFDEKGGIANDVEAEEAITYEQIDAVFANGSKFKNRIAAIIIEPMQGEGGDNHFRPEFLQKLRDYAQNEEALLIYDEVQTGFFGSGKPWIWEHHGVAPDLLAFGKKAQVCGFMAGPRIDEVEDNVFQISSRINSTWGGSLVDMVRSRRFMEIIHEDNLMAQVTETGEYVKSGLRAIAQETGAFTNVRGIGSLHAFTFETGAQRDAVGNSLFGQKLIGLTCGPRSLRFRLPMTMTCPEVDQLLERVAICARDHVLT, encoded by the coding sequence ATGACTCATATTGAAGCAAGCAATGCTCTTGAAATCCTTAGTAAGCACCAACTGGTCGATGGAATGCCGATGGTCATTGATCTCGAGCGATCCCACGGCTCGTGGATCTACGACGCTTGCTCAAATCAGGAGTACCTAGACGCCTTTACCTGTTTTGCTTCATGGCCTCTTGGGTATAACCATCCTAAATTCTCTGACCCAGATTACCTTGATGAACTCGTACGAGCAGCGAAGGCGAATTTATCCAATTCTGATCTTTATAGTCTAGAGATGACCCGTTTTGTTGAGACCTTTGGGCAGCACGCCACACCAGATGGCTTCCGTCATCATTTCTGGGTTTCAGGTGGATCACTGGCTGTTGAGAATGCGCTGAAGGCAGCCTTTGATTGGAAGGCTCGTAAACTCGGCCGCGTAGACTTCGAAGACGATGTTAATGACCTGGGTGTTCTGCACTTTAAGCAGGCATTCCATGGCCGCTCTGGTTACACGATGAGTTTGACAAACACGCTGCCTGATAAAGTGGGGCTGTTTCCTAAGTTTGATTGGCCACGCGTTCATAACCCAAAAATCATCTTCGATGAAAAGGGTGGTATTGCCAACGATGTGGAAGCAGAAGAAGCCATTACTTATGAGCAGATCGATGCTGTATTTGCGAATGGATCGAAGTTTAAGAATCGTATTGCCGCAATTATCATTGAGCCCATGCAGGGCGAGGGTGGCGACAATCACTTCCGCCCGGAATTTTTACAGAAGCTCCGAGACTATGCTCAGAATGAAGAGGCGCTTCTCATCTATGACGAAGTACAAACGGGCTTCTTCGGTTCCGGAAAACCTTGGATTTGGGAGCACCATGGTGTAGCACCAGATCTCCTCGCTTTCGGAAAGAAGGCTCAGGTGTGTGGCTTTATGGCCGGTCCGCGAATTGATGAAGTCGAAGACAATGTCTTCCAAATCTCCAGCCGCATTAACTCGACATGGGGCGGAAGCCTTGTGGATATGGTCCGGTCACGTCGCTTCATGGAGATTATCCATGAGGATAATCTCATGGCTCAGGTGACTGAGACTGGTGAATATGTAAAGAGTGGTCTTCGAGCGATTGCACAAGAGACAGGCGCATTCACAAATGTTCGTGGCATAGGTTCATTGCATGCCTTCACATTTGAAACAGGTGCGCAGCGTGATGCAGTAGGCAATTCATTGTTCGGTCAGAAATTGATAGGTCTGACCTGTGGTCCGCGATCCCTGAGATTTAGGTTGCCAATGACGATGACTTGTCCAGAGGTAGATCAGCTTCTTGAGCGCGTCGCAATATGTGCTCGAGATCATGTGCTGACTTAA
- a CDS encoding ABC transporter ATP-binding protein, protein MKTKPQTDTNAASTETRPLLRVSNLSISFGLENGSQVQAVNGVNISVFAGQVVSLVGESGCGKSVTALSMLRLLPEPPAQVHAQAIELEGRDLTKLSPAQIRDVRGSEIAMIFQEPMTSLNPVFSIGDQLTEAVSLHQKVGRKEAREIAAIALGEVGIAEPLQRMREYPHQFSGGMRQRVMIAMGLVCQPKLLVADEPTTALDVTTQAEVLKQLEKLACERDMGILLITHDLGLVRQHTDVVYVMYGGRICECATVANLFEAPLHPYTRGLLASIPRMGERVDRLLTIDQTLEDPRAREAVPGTPGLKPWWPHWSDQTDQEPILWEAAENHWVLCQSPDKAPGSPQRRPEVASGRFRSSAS, encoded by the coding sequence ATGAAAACCAAACCTCAAACCGATACCAATGCTGCCAGTACAGAGACGCGACCGTTGTTGCGGGTCAGTAATCTCTCAATCAGTTTTGGGCTTGAAAATGGCAGCCAAGTACAGGCAGTCAATGGTGTGAATATTTCAGTCTTCGCTGGTCAGGTAGTGAGTTTGGTAGGGGAGTCTGGGTGTGGCAAGTCGGTCACCGCATTAAGCATGCTCCGGTTACTGCCAGAACCACCAGCACAAGTCCATGCACAGGCGATTGAACTTGAGGGCAGGGATCTCACTAAACTCAGTCCCGCCCAGATAAGGGATGTGCGAGGAAGTGAAATTGCCATGATCTTCCAAGAGCCAATGACTTCACTGAACCCGGTGTTCTCAATCGGAGATCAGTTAACGGAGGCCGTCTCATTACATCAAAAGGTGGGCCGAAAAGAGGCGCGGGAAATTGCAGCTATTGCATTGGGTGAGGTTGGAATCGCCGAGCCGTTACAGCGCATGCGAGAGTATCCACATCAGTTCAGCGGTGGTATGCGCCAACGCGTCATGATTGCAATGGGTTTAGTTTGCCAACCAAAGCTCTTAGTCGCCGATGAACCAACCACCGCTCTTGATGTAACGACCCAAGCAGAAGTACTCAAGCAGCTTGAAAAACTTGCCTGTGAACGAGATATGGGCATCCTGCTTATTACGCACGACTTGGGACTCGTTCGTCAACATACTGATGTTGTTTATGTGATGTATGGCGGGCGCATTTGCGAATGCGCTACCGTTGCGAATTTGTTTGAGGCGCCTCTGCATCCTTACACGCGTGGGCTATTGGCCTCGATCCCCCGGATGGGGGAGCGTGTCGACAGATTGCTCACGATTGACCAGACCCTGGAAGACCCTCGGGCTCGGGAGGCGGTACCGGGCACACCTGGGCTAAAACCTTGGTGGCCCCACTGGTCAGATCAAACTGATCAGGAGCCGATTCTGTGGGAAGCAGCGGAAAACCACTGGGTTCTCTGCCAATCGCCTGATAAGGCGCCAGGATCCCCTCAGAGGCGTCCTGAAGTGGCTTCAGGACGTTTCCGATCATCAGCGTCATGA
- a CDS encoding GspE/PulE family protein — protein sequence MALGTILVEQRLLTDDQLATAIVEQERSGQRLDHVLVRLGMVSDSQVLAAIGEQFSMPVVDLQSYEITEEVLTSLPAKLIFKKRCVPLAINGDTLQVATSDPFELTAFDELRILTGKTIDLVLADETNLRKFIRRHYGVAGDTLDALTDDDIDVPIDVGLSGAEDELGQAQEASVIKLVNDLLVEAIRERATDIHIEPYEDTLIIRYRIDGILISAGVPTTVSRFRHAIISRIKIMANLNIAEKRRPQDGRILFRYQQDDFDLRASVIPMLFGEGIVLRLLNKSAILLELEDLGMPRFIRERWDDLIGRPHGILLVTGPTGSGKSTTLYASLNRIVSDSVKAITVEDPVEYHVDGVNQIQVHHDVGLNFAAGLRAILRHDPDIVMIGEIRDQETAEAAIQASLTGHLVFSTLHTNDAASATTRLLDMGVEPFLVSSSLEGVLAQRLVRRVCSNCAEHVSVKSLDVPASFKARPEDHLRIGKGCGECRQTGLRGRIGLFELLRVTEDVRTQIMERTNASTISKAAEKVGDLTRLIDSGLEKVRAGETTFSEVLRVTRT from the coding sequence GTGGCCCTTGGAACCATACTTGTTGAGCAACGTCTCCTAACTGATGACCAGTTGGCTACCGCCATTGTCGAGCAGGAGCGATCTGGCCAGCGTCTCGACCATGTTCTGGTGCGCCTTGGCATGGTCAGCGATAGCCAGGTACTTGCGGCGATCGGTGAACAGTTTTCAATGCCGGTGGTCGATCTGCAGTCCTACGAGATCACAGAAGAAGTACTCACGTCACTTCCTGCCAAATTGATTTTCAAAAAACGCTGTGTACCTCTTGCGATCAATGGTGACACACTTCAAGTTGCCACCTCTGACCCATTTGAACTAACTGCTTTCGATGAGCTACGAATACTCACTGGGAAGACCATTGATTTGGTGCTCGCTGATGAGACCAATTTAAGAAAGTTCATTCGGCGTCACTATGGCGTTGCGGGCGACACCCTTGATGCCTTAACAGACGACGACATTGACGTGCCAATTGATGTTGGCTTAAGCGGCGCCGAAGATGAACTCGGCCAGGCTCAAGAAGCGAGTGTTATTAAGTTGGTTAATGATCTGCTTGTTGAGGCGATTCGTGAACGAGCGACAGATATTCATATTGAGCCGTACGAAGATACGCTGATCATTCGATACCGAATTGACGGCATCCTTATATCCGCAGGTGTACCCACCACCGTTAGCAGATTTCGCCATGCAATCATCAGCCGAATCAAGATCATGGCCAACCTCAATATCGCCGAGAAACGCCGCCCACAGGATGGTCGAATTCTCTTTCGATACCAACAGGATGACTTTGATCTACGTGCAAGCGTGATTCCAATGCTCTTCGGCGAGGGTATTGTTCTGCGGCTACTCAACAAAAGTGCCATCCTGCTTGAGCTCGAAGATCTAGGAATGCCGCGCTTTATTCGTGAGCGATGGGATGATCTCATCGGCCGGCCACATGGCATCCTGCTCGTAACTGGTCCCACTGGTAGTGGAAAATCAACAACACTCTACGCTTCACTTAATAGAATTGTCAGTGATTCCGTCAAAGCAATAACCGTCGAAGATCCGGTGGAGTACCACGTTGATGGCGTAAACCAGATCCAAGTACATCATGACGTCGGACTCAATTTTGCCGCTGGTCTCCGAGCCATCCTTCGGCATGATCCGGACATTGTCATGATTGGTGAGATTAGAGATCAAGAAACGGCTGAAGCCGCAATTCAAGCGTCTCTCACTGGCCACCTCGTTTTTTCTACCCTACATACTAATGATGCTGCAAGCGCGACAACAAGACTTTTGGATATGGGTGTCGAGCCTTTCCTTGTCTCTAGTTCGCTTGAGGGCGTTCTGGCTCAGCGCCTAGTGCGGCGGGTTTGTTCAAACTGTGCGGAGCATGTCTCCGTAAAGTCACTTGATGTACCTGCAAGTTTCAAAGCACGGCCAGAAGATCATTTGCGTATTGGAAAAGGCTGTGGTGAATGCCGCCAGACCGGACTTCGGGGAAGGATCGGCCTCTTCGAGTTACTACGTGTGACAGAAGACGTTCGAACACAGATTATGGAGCGAACCAATGCCTCCACCATCAGCAAAGCCGCTGAGAAGGTTGGTGATCTAACGAGGCTGATTGACTCTGGACTCGAGAAGGTACGAGCTGGCGAAACCACATTTTCTGAGGTTCTACGGGTCACTCGGACGTAA
- a CDS encoding FIST N-terminal domain-containing protein has translation MSSTSPTQPILAAAAAVSGHLDTRTSATEVAHKLHDALGGKVDLVISFASFHHRAALQEGGELLRTTLNPDVNVAVTTEGVVGCGTELEGLAGWSTLALQLPGVDLQPWRIELDQSMPEDLNEVSELIGYGPDYRSTILLADPFTTQVPKILGAMSACAPSGRPMPVVGGLISGASQAGHNVLLLNDQLTNTGAVGISLSGDIEVDCLVSHGARPIGEPLVITKANQNMILELGGKKATEVLQRLPQSIAPSDHELLKNGVLIGIAISEYKEHLGRGDFMVRNVLGVQNETGAVVIGEVPRVGQTVQFMVRDSNTATEDLQLLLDSQVLKSDPLAALLFTCNGRGRRLFEEENHDISIIDERLGKRPVTGFFASGEIGPVAGRPFLHGHAATLAILRPLQDEPE, from the coding sequence ATGTCATCAACTTCACCGACCCAACCTATTCTCGCCGCTGCGGCTGCCGTCAGTGGGCATCTCGACACCCGAACTTCCGCCACAGAGGTCGCCCATAAACTCCATGATGCGCTAGGAGGCAAGGTTGATCTCGTGATTTCTTTCGCCAGCTTTCACCATCGAGCTGCCCTGCAAGAAGGTGGTGAACTTCTGAGAACCACGCTCAATCCAGACGTCAACGTCGCGGTCACAACCGAAGGGGTTGTCGGCTGCGGTACCGAACTCGAGGGGCTCGCAGGCTGGAGCACACTTGCACTTCAACTCCCTGGCGTTGATCTTCAGCCCTGGCGTATCGAGCTTGATCAATCAATGCCTGAAGATCTGAACGAGGTCAGCGAGTTGATCGGCTATGGGCCGGATTACCGCTCTACGATTCTTCTTGCAGATCCGTTTACCACACAGGTACCAAAAATACTTGGCGCGATGAGTGCATGTGCTCCGTCAGGACGTCCAATGCCGGTGGTTGGTGGTCTCATCTCTGGTGCCAGTCAAGCAGGGCACAACGTCTTATTGCTCAATGACCAATTGACTAACACCGGAGCTGTGGGCATCTCACTCTCTGGTGATATCGAAGTCGATTGCCTGGTCAGCCACGGCGCACGGCCTATTGGTGAGCCACTGGTGATCACAAAGGCCAATCAAAATATGATCCTAGAGCTTGGAGGCAAGAAGGCCACGGAGGTACTCCAGAGACTTCCTCAATCCATCGCGCCTTCAGATCATGAGCTTCTGAAAAATGGCGTGCTGATAGGAATTGCTATTAGTGAGTACAAAGAACATTTAGGCCGTGGCGATTTCATGGTCCGTAATGTACTTGGTGTGCAAAATGAAACAGGCGCTGTCGTCATTGGCGAAGTTCCTCGTGTTGGTCAAACCGTACAGTTCATGGTGCGCGATTCAAACACTGCCACAGAAGACCTTCAGCTACTACTGGATAGTCAGGTCTTAAAGTCAGACCCACTTGCCGCTTTATTGTTCACTTGCAACGGCCGTGGCAGACGCTTGTTCGAGGAGGAAAACCACGACATTTCCATCATCGATGAGCGACTCGGCAAACGACCAGTCACTGGATTTTTTGCCAGCGGTGAGATCGGCCCCGTCGCGGGGCGACCATTCCTTCATGGTCATGCTGCAACGCTGGCTATTCTCCGCCCACTGCAAGATGAGCCTGAGTAA
- a CDS encoding response regulator, whose translation MHQARLHNRSILIVDDDEDILRSMEIAIKSEGASTETAMDGNTAISMCNHSNPDAVVLDMMLPKRSGFLVLEQIRELPEAPIVIMVTANEGRRHKAYAESLGVHDYLNKPVALDSLIETLARLLAERDALEGS comes from the coding sequence ATGCACCAAGCCCGCCTCCATAATCGGTCCATTCTCATTGTCGATGACGACGAGGACATCTTGCGCAGCATGGAAATCGCCATTAAGTCTGAAGGAGCAAGCACCGAGACGGCCATGGATGGCAATACAGCCATATCGATGTGCAATCACAGCAATCCAGATGCCGTGGTGCTCGATATGATGCTACCCAAGCGGTCGGGCTTTCTCGTGCTGGAACAGATTCGAGAGCTTCCTGAAGCACCGATCGTGATTATGGTGACCGCAAATGAAGGCCGACGTCATAAGGCCTATGCTGAATCTCTGGGTGTTCATGACTATCTCAATAAACCAGTAGCATTAGACAGTCTGATTGAAACACTCGCTCGCCTTCTTGCGGAAAGAGATGCATTAGAAGGTTCCTAA
- a CDS encoding ABC transporter permease, with protein sequence MPRAGSVHTSKRLKSGRSSRRTAIISASIVVAIAVACLGTLPYTLGTDGESSNAPRRIEATDLSKSLLPPFWAPHNEVERAQIASIKAETGSTPRPIFGTDKLGRDVFIRSLAGGGISLVVGLSAAALAILVGTLYGSLAAGLGGRWDGLLMRTVDVLYGLPYILLVVLIGLAVDGIFQRQGTTISPGARQWVNVLTLWIAIGSVSWLTIARVIRGQVLSLKAQPFMEATRAVGVPVRRQFVVHLLPNLLGPIIVYATLTVPMAILSESFLSFLGIGVREPLPSWGNMAASGLSELNVVRVRWWLILWPCLLIGVTLLTLNFLGEALRDVFDPRRRSQ encoded by the coding sequence ATGCCTCGTGCCGGCTCCGTACATACAAGCAAGCGTCTGAAATCGGGTCGTTCATCCCGCCGAACGGCCATCATTTCGGCATCGATTGTCGTTGCCATTGCAGTGGCCTGCCTGGGGACACTCCCGTACACACTCGGGACGGATGGAGAATCATCGAATGCACCACGCCGGATTGAGGCAACTGATCTATCAAAGTCACTATTGCCGCCATTCTGGGCACCACACAATGAAGTCGAGCGAGCACAAATCGCCAGCATCAAGGCAGAGACTGGCTCCACGCCACGTCCAATTTTCGGAACCGACAAATTAGGTCGTGATGTTTTTATTCGCAGCTTGGCTGGAGGTGGAATCAGTCTTGTCGTTGGACTGTCAGCTGCCGCACTGGCCATCTTGGTTGGCACACTCTACGGATCATTAGCAGCAGGTTTAGGCGGTCGCTGGGATGGCTTGCTCATGCGCACGGTTGATGTGCTTTATGGTCTTCCATACATCTTGCTGGTTGTTCTCATTGGGCTTGCTGTAGACGGGATCTTTCAACGCCAAGGCACGACGATCTCACCCGGGGCGCGGCAGTGGGTCAATGTGCTGACTCTCTGGATTGCGATTGGCTCGGTGAGTTGGCTCACGATTGCAAGAGTCATTCGTGGCCAGGTTCTCAGTTTGAAGGCCCAACCGTTCATGGAGGCTACGAGAGCAGTCGGTGTGCCTGTGCGCCGGCAGTTCGTCGTGCATCTTTTACCAAACCTATTGGGTCCCATCATTGTCTATGCGACGCTCACTGTACCGATGGCGATACTCAGTGAGTCATTCTTGAGTTTCCTGGGCATCGGTGTCCGTGAGCCACTGCCTAGCTGGGGCAATATGGCCGCGTCTGGACTGAGCGAACTAAATGTAGTGCGGGTGCGATGGTGGCTTATTTTGTGGCCCTGTCTCCTGATTGGTGTCACACTCTTGACCTTAAACTTCCTTGGAGAGGCTCTTCGAGACGTCTTTGATCCGAGGCGAAGATCACAGTAG
- a CDS encoding lysophospholipid acyltransferase family protein, producing the protein MPRRSALRDWSEYLPLRTFASVVQSFSPEQNLHTAGLVGSLYYRYCRKRSKEARFNIQKSFPDWSPSKVDRIARESMEHMFRVFMVDALIAHRMINQANWPQYIDMTGTRHLVDELIHPKPCLLVTGHHGNWEMIGHALSMLRFPISAIARPLDNKLLNDWILRVRESEGLEIITKTGATKQLENMEEQGRHIGFIGDQDAGNQGIFVPFFGRLASSHKSMALLALRFNSTIMVSAAHRINRTMRYKIVNSDVIRPDDWANVEDPIFYITARIAHAVEKLIRLAPNQYFWLHRRWKSRPRFEREGRPVPVAMRNKIDSLPWLNGAAIDQIIANSSPSEERPTHAGDRPLSNET; encoded by the coding sequence GTGCCTCGACGCTCCGCACTTCGGGACTGGAGTGAATATCTTCCATTACGCACCTTCGCGAGCGTAGTGCAGTCATTCAGTCCAGAACAGAACTTGCATACTGCAGGCCTCGTCGGTTCTTTGTATTACCGATACTGCCGTAAACGCAGTAAAGAGGCCCGCTTTAACATTCAAAAAAGCTTCCCTGATTGGTCACCTTCAAAGGTGGATCGAATCGCTCGGGAATCGATGGAGCATATGTTCCGCGTCTTTATGGTCGATGCGCTTATTGCACATCGAATGATCAATCAAGCGAATTGGCCGCAGTACATTGATATGACTGGAACGCGCCATTTAGTTGATGAGCTTATCCATCCTAAGCCGTGCTTACTGGTCACTGGACATCATGGAAACTGGGAGATGATTGGTCATGCGTTAAGTATGCTTCGCTTCCCGATATCAGCCATCGCTAGACCACTGGATAACAAACTACTCAACGATTGGATACTTCGAGTCCGTGAATCTGAGGGACTCGAGATCATTACTAAAACGGGCGCCACCAAGCAACTCGAAAACATGGAGGAGCAAGGGCGTCACATTGGCTTCATTGGAGATCAAGATGCCGGCAATCAAGGCATCTTCGTTCCATTTTTTGGAAGATTGGCCTCAAGCCACAAATCAATGGCGCTGCTCGCACTTCGTTTTAATTCCACCATCATGGTCTCTGCCGCTCACCGAATCAATCGAACCATGCGTTACAAGATTGTTAACTCTGATGTCATTCGTCCTGATGATTGGGCAAATGTAGAGGATCCCATCTTCTACATCACCGCAAGAATCGCCCATGCGGTGGAAAAACTAATCCGCTTAGCTCCAAATCAGTACTTCTGGCTGCACCGAAGATGGAAGAGCCGCCCTCGCTTTGAACGGGAGGGGCGTCCAGTACCCGTCGCCATGCGAAATAAGATCGACTCTCTACCATGGCTCAATGGTGCTGCGATAGACCAAATTATCGCCAATAGTTCACCTTCTGAAGAACGCCCCACGCACGCAGGCGACCGACCCCTCTCAAATGAGACATAA
- the shc gene encoding squalene--hopene cyclase, producing MSYEMDLQHIQVAMDHAVDALQQLQNQDGHWCAELQGDSILESEYLLMKFILGQESEPLVDGSDASTLKNIAAYLRSQQREDGSWGQYPGAGVDISATVKAYFALKLMGDHPDAAHMAKAKKVILDSGGAECCNTFTNFYLACLGQVSWNAIPAIPPEIMLLPRWCYFHLNKVSAWTRTMIVPLSLVVTLRPQRSLPKERGIDELYIDERERHRLSGRSEVPRAWRGFFRVVDGILKRTHRLGGSPWRHRCIRKAEQWLLSRAGQDGEAATEGLGAIFPPMVYLQIALSALGYSRKHPVINRAERELDKFFLTDDKGQIRIQPCFSPVWDTGIALYALTDSGRCEDDPVVANATRWLREHQVHHIGDWAKNLDRPVSCGGWAFEYQNAWYPDVDDTAMVAMALQRAGGEHNTAAAERGVQWTLAMQNSDGGWAAFDKTVHRQILEYVPFADHNAMQDPSCADITGRVLECLSWHGFTQADLCVQRAISYIKQHQHADGCWFGRWGVNYIYGTWQAVIGPLRCGVDVNEQWVQRAGQWMRSIQKEDGSFGESADSYEQPELKGQGPSTASQTAWATMVLLEIYGHRDPAVKKAIKWLVDHQLSEAQAADKASNPDGDPAGSWHESEFTGTGFPRVFYLRYHLYRLYFPLMALARYISSHEHLGTNSKPAKVLPKLQQTT from the coding sequence ATGTCTTACGAGATGGATCTACAACATATTCAGGTCGCTATGGACCACGCTGTTGATGCTCTACAGCAGTTGCAAAATCAGGACGGCCATTGGTGCGCTGAGTTGCAAGGCGACTCTATTTTGGAGAGCGAATATCTGTTGATGAAGTTCATCCTGGGGCAGGAATCAGAGCCGCTTGTTGATGGTTCAGATGCTTCAACTTTGAAGAACATCGCAGCGTATCTGCGTAGTCAGCAACGTGAAGATGGCAGTTGGGGTCAGTATCCAGGGGCTGGTGTTGATATTAGCGCCACTGTGAAGGCCTACTTTGCACTGAAGTTGATGGGAGATCATCCAGACGCAGCACATATGGCAAAGGCCAAAAAAGTAATTCTTGATAGTGGTGGGGCGGAGTGTTGTAATACTTTTACGAACTTCTATTTGGCGTGTCTTGGGCAGGTCTCATGGAATGCAATTCCAGCGATTCCGCCGGAAATTATGCTCTTGCCACGTTGGTGTTATTTTCACCTCAATAAGGTCAGTGCCTGGACCAGAACAATGATCGTTCCACTTTCACTTGTGGTGACGCTTCGGCCTCAACGGTCACTGCCGAAAGAGCGTGGTATCGATGAGCTGTATATCGACGAGCGTGAGCGGCATCGACTATCTGGTCGCAGTGAAGTGCCACGTGCGTGGCGGGGCTTTTTCCGTGTCGTTGACGGTATTCTCAAGCGAACACATCGCCTTGGCGGCTCTCCATGGCGTCATCGCTGTATTCGTAAAGCAGAGCAGTGGCTCTTGTCGCGTGCTGGTCAGGATGGCGAGGCTGCAACTGAGGGTTTGGGGGCTATATTTCCTCCCATGGTCTATCTGCAGATCGCCCTTTCAGCGTTGGGTTACTCAAGGAAACATCCAGTCATCAATCGGGCCGAGCGCGAGCTCGACAAGTTCTTTCTGACTGATGATAAGGGGCAGATTCGTATCCAGCCCTGTTTTAGCCCAGTTTGGGATACCGGTATCGCGTTGTATGCGTTGACAGATTCGGGGCGGTGCGAGGACGACCCAGTGGTAGCCAACGCCACGAGATGGCTACGGGAGCATCAAGTTCATCACATTGGTGACTGGGCGAAAAACTTAGACCGCCCGGTTTCTTGTGGTGGTTGGGCGTTTGAATACCAGAACGCTTGGTATCCCGATGTCGATGATACTGCGATGGTAGCGATGGCTTTGCAGCGAGCTGGTGGTGAGCACAACACTGCGGCTGCTGAGCGTGGAGTTCAGTGGACGTTGGCGATGCAAAATAGCGATGGTGGCTGGGCAGCCTTTGATAAGACGGTTCATCGGCAGATTCTTGAATACGTTCCCTTTGCAGATCACAATGCCATGCAAGATCCATCCTGCGCTGACATCACAGGTCGTGTACTGGAGTGTTTATCTTGGCATGGCTTCACGCAAGCAGACTTGTGTGTTCAGCGCGCTATTTCATATATCAAACAACATCAACACGCAGACGGATGCTGGTTTGGGCGATGGGGTGTTAATTATATTTATGGCACATGGCAGGCTGTCATTGGACCGTTGCGCTGTGGGGTTGATGTAAATGAACAATGGGTGCAGCGTGCAGGCCAATGGATGCGATCAATTCAGAAAGAGGATGGTTCGTTCGGTGAAAGCGCCGATTCTTATGAACAGCCGGAGCTAAAAGGCCAAGGTCCATCAACAGCGTCGCAGACAGCTTGGGCCACCATGGTGCTGTTAGAGATTTATGGACACCGTGACCCCGCGGTCAAGAAGGCCATTAAGTGGTTGGTTGATCATCAGCTCAGTGAGGCACAGGCGGCCGATAAGGCCTCAAATCCAGATGGTGATCCAGCTGGTTCCTGGCATGAGTCAGAGTTCACGGGTACGGGTTTTCCGCGTGTATTTTACTTGCGATACCACCTTTACAGGCTGTACTTCCCTCTGATGGCGCTCGCTCGTTACATCAGCTCACATGAGCACTTGGGAACGAATTCTAAGCCAGCCAAGGTCCTCCCCAAGCTGCAGCAAACGACCTAA